The genomic window TGCCTTTAGGGATTTATTTATCACAGGGCGTGGATATATGGCAAGAGCGGTGATTGTGGGAATGATGGTTTCAACTATTGGCGTTTTTAGTTACATTATGCTTGGACTTCCGCCTAAAATTATGTGGGCTGCGCCAAATGCAGTGATTGGCGGATTGCTCTTTGGCTTTGGTATTGTGATTGCAGGAGGGTGTGAATGTGGCTGGATGTATCGCGCAGTTGAGGGGCAGGTGCATTATTGGATTGTAGGTGTTGGTAATGTCATTGGCTCTACGCTTTTGGCAGCGACTTGGGATTATTATTCTGTGCCGCTTGCGACAAGCTTCCCTAAAATTAATCTTTTAGAATCCTTTGGTAATTATGGTGGCTTGGTGGTAAGCTATGTGTTGCTTTTTGCATTCCTTGCCTTTGTGCTGTTTCTTGAGCGGCGATATTTTGCCAAAAATAAACGATTTGAACGCGCATAAAGGAGGAGAATATGCAACAAGAAATTATCCCAAATTTTAGATTAGACTTGCAAGGCGAGCCTTGCCCTTATCCTGCGGTAAGAACTCTGGAGGTTTTGCCCGAGCTTAAAAGTGGCGAGATTTTGGAAGTGCTAAGTGATTGCCCACAAAGCATTAATAATATCCCCATTGATGCGAAAAATCACGGCTATGAAGTGTTAGGAGTAGAGCAGCTAGGAGCCACGATAAGGTATCTTATCAAGAAGCCTTAAAATATGCAGATTAAGATGTTTAAGCAAAATTATTTTATAATGCGACATTTTAAAACTTCGGGGGAGTAGCAATGGCAAGAAAGGCTTGTAATATAATTAAAGATTCTTACACACATAAGATTTCACAGAGTGAATCTACTAATCCCCCCCCCCTATTTTTATTGCTTATGTATTAAAGCCTAATTCCTCTTAATATTTTCGTTAAGTTATAAAGTAAATTTAAGAAAATAATCAAGGAGAGAAAATGAAAAAACAAATTATCTTTGGATTTGTGTTTTTAGCTTGTGTGGGGGCAGTTGCATTTGGAATAAAGGCATTAAGAGATTCTAAATCTCTTGTTTCTGAAAATGTAGAAAGTGTATTGCTCCAAGATACTCAAAACAATATTGCCACACTCAATAATGCCGATTCTATTTCTACTGGTGTATCTCAAAATCCAAATGAGACTTATATATTACCTCCTATAATCCCAGAAGTGCCACTTCCTGAAGGCTTGGAAGCCAAAGATTTTAAGTTTAACCAACAAGATAAACCTCATTTCAAGCACCCATACGACCCCGATAATTACACTTATGACTTTCCACTATTAGAGTTAAAAGATTCTCAAGGACATTCATTATTTGAACTTCCTGATAAACCCACTGAGATGATGATACCCGTCAATCAAAAAGATAATGAAATCATATATGCTACACCCTATTTTATCCTAAAAGAAAATACTTTAGATAAATCTTTTGGTGTAACACTCATAGGAAAGAATGAAAAAGCTATTTTAATGTTTGGGGAGATAGACCCAGAAGAAACTTGTTGCCAATTTTATTCTATACCCAATGGGCTAGAGTTCAGCGTTGATTTTGCAAAAGTTATAGGGGATTATTTTATTTTTTATGATTCACAAAGCAAACGCACAGCCATAGCAAGAATACTTTATGATGGTGAAAAGAAACTAGCTCATTGGTGGCTTTATAATCACGGCTATATTGAAGTTACTGAAGATTTTGAAATAAATGGTCTTTTGTTGTCAGATGATATTTTTAAGTCTGTATATTATGATGGTATTTATGGAGGACAAAATAAATCCGCAGAATCTGAAGAATCCGAAGTAATGTATATAGCTATTGACGACAAGGGTATCTTTCACCCAAAGGATAAATATGAGCTCTATTACCTTCTCACCTCTGAAAATATTGATTTTAAAAATATTGACACAAGCAACATTACAGATATGAGCTTTTTGTATGCCTTAGAATGCGAGCTTGATTATGATGATTTCTTCTCCTTTTGGGGGTGTATGCGAGATAAAAATGCACCAAGTTTCCAGCCTAGTGATTTTTCACATTTTGATGTCAGCAATGTTACCAATATGTCATATATGTTTGCAGGAGTAACTTGGGAGTTTGATGGACTTAATGAATGGGATACCTCTAAGGTAGAAAGTATGGAGGGTATGTTTGCGAATGCGAGCGCATTCAATGCACCTTTGGATAAATGGAATGTAAGTAATGTTAAAAATATGCAATTTATGTTTACAGGAGCAATAAGTTTTAATCAACCATTAAATGCGTGGAATGTCAGCAATGTAAAAAATATGAGCGAAATGTTTTGGAATGCAGAGAGTTTTAATCAACCTCTTAACCAATGGAATGTGGAAAATGTTGTAAATATGACATACATATTTAAAAATGCCTCTACCTTTAATCAAGACTTAAATATGTGGAAAGTCTCGCGTATGCTTGAAATGGAATATAATTGTGATTGTCTTGCGGAAGAAACTTTTAAGGGCACACCTTTAGAATCTCATTTGCCAAATTGGGTTTACAAGCTGACAGAGAAAGAACAAGCAAAGCTTGAAAGCATACCCAAGAAAGGAATTATATATTACCCACAAGATAAAGAGGAGCTTATTTTATTGTTGAGACAACCCATACGAATAGCTCTTGATCATATTGATACGAGTGCTATTACAGATATGGCAGGATTATTTTCTGAATATGTCTATTATCGTCATTCTGGTTGCCAAATACAAAAGTGGAATGTGAGTAATGTTAAAACAATGAGGGCTATGTTTAAAGATGTAAAATCATTGAATTGCGATTTGAGTGGGTGGGATATTTCTAATGTAGAGGATATGAGTGAGATGTTTGAAAACACTTCAATGTCTTTTTCGCTTGAACAATGGGGAGAGCAGCTAAAGAGCAATGTAAAACAAGAGGCGATGTTTAAAAATACACCTTTAGAATCTAATCTACCACAATGGTATAGAAAAAAGTAAATCTACCCTCAAAAAGGCGTATCAAAAATATCATTTCACACAAGAATTTTATGTCGCGTAGCATTTGATACGCACACACTTCAAATTTTTCCCACTAGCAAATGCACGCCACGCAATGCACTCACAAAGCAAGGCAAACCTACGAGTGAATATGACTACGCACTCAACAAACACAGCCTTAAGATTCTCTCCATATTGCTACATTTTTCTACATAAATATATTTTTTCTTATCAAACCTTTTGCTTTTAAGCAAAAATCGGGGGGGATAAAATTGAAATCGCGTTTAACGCAAAATTATCAACAAAGGTGGTTTCAATGAAAACAATCAAAAAATGTGTGCTAAGCTCTGCGGTAGCTTTAGCTCTTGCGAGTTCTGCTTCTTTTGCTGAAGAAAGTGGCGCATTTGTAGGTGTAGGTGTGGGCTATGGCGGCTCTCAAGTAAAATCTGGTGAAAAGATGAACCTTGATGGCATAAGCTATGAAATCATTGCTGGTTATAAGCAATTCTTTACTCCTAACTTTGGATTGCGCTATTATGCAAACTTTGCATATGCAGATGCAAGTGGAAAACCAAAAGACTCAAGTGAGAAAATCAAAGGCAATGTAATGGATTATGGTGTAAATGTTGATGCACTTTATAATTTTGTTACAGGTGGCACAGATTTTGGTGCATTCTTAGGACTTGGACTTGGTGCTAATACTTGGGGTGGCAAATCTTTCAAAGATGCAAAGATGGATAAGACAGGGTTTAACCTTGCACTTAATGTCGGTTTAAGAAGTGTGATTGCTCAACATCATAGTATGGAAATCGCTGCTCGTGTGCCTTTTATCGCTACGACATTGCAAGCAGCAGCAACAGGCACACCAAAAATGACAGGCTCACATACTTATAATGTAGGTGTAAGATATATTTTTAGTTTCTAAGATATAAATAAACCTCCAAAAATTAATGTCCTCACACACTCTGCCTAAAGAGTGTCAAAGGGCGGAGTAGATTCTATACTTAATGATAGAATCTACTTAACTGCCAGTTGTGGATATAGCCGTATATAGCTCCACTGCCATCAGTTACATTAGGTGGAAAATACACGACAGGCAGCCATATTGGTTTCTCTCTATCAAGCATAGCATTTATCCACTGCAAACGTTTTATGCCTCCACAAAGTTGCCCGCAATAGTCGTCTATATTGTTGTTATAGGTTGCTAGTAATATCCCACTCTCTCCGTATATATGTCCTTGACAAGCATCTTTAAAAGTAAGCGGTGGATTTGCGACACAATCCTTTTGTAAAGTGCAATCTATACGATAGGAATCTTTATATTCATCATATATAATAAGTCCTTTTTCAAGATTTAAGGCTTGTGCTTGATTTGAGGGCATATCTTTTTTATAAATACGAGTGAGAATCTTGCCATTTGCGGCGTGGGTGTGCCATAAAGATTCGCATAGACGACATTGACATCACTCATTGCCTTTTTGAGCGCATTTTCATCAAGTGCATTACCCTCCACTACTTCCACACGCGCACTTTTGAGGTGGGAAAGTCGCTTTGAGTTTCGTAAATAAAGTTTCAAATCTACATTGGTGTTTTGTAAAAACATCGTAGTAGCTACCCTTGCGACACTCCCATTCGCACCGATAATCAGCACTTTGAGCCTTTCATCTTTGCCTTGTGTGCTTTGGGATTTCACATTTTGTGCGAAAAGTGGATAAGACGCATAAGCTGTGAATGCCACTGCTCCTGCAAGTTGTGCTAGATTCTTTAAAAAGTCCCTACGATTTGCATTATTGCTCCTTTATTAGAATCTAAAACGCGCAACTTTGCGCTTACTAAAGCTCTATTTGTCAAAAACCTTTTTCAAATGCGCTTCATAGTCTTTGATATATTGTTCCACTTGCGGATTTTTGACAACATCATTACAGATAAAGCTTGGCAAAGCCTGCATTCCCATAAACTCGTGTGCTTTGTGTAAATGCAAATACACGCCATCTACCCCCACTCCCTCAAAAAATCCATTTTTTTCTGTAAAAACCCCAAGCGGTGCATTCCAAGTAACGCTAAACATTACCCTTTTGCCTTGAGACAAGCCCCCGCTGCCATATTTTAAGCTCTCATCTTTGCGGCTGCGCCCATCGTTTTTAAAGAGAATCCCCGCACCCTCCATATAAACCTCATCAATGTATTTTTTCACAATCCAAGGCTCGCCCATCCACCACGCAGGCATTTGATAGATGATTGCATCGCTTTGAAGCCATTTTTGCACCTCTACTTGCTCCTCATAACCCTTATCAATATGCGTTTGCAAAATCTCAAAGCCAAGATTCTCTAAAGTCTGCTTTGCGACATCGTGCAAAGTTTGGCTAAGCCTCCCGCTATCCATTCCAAATTGTTTTAAGCCATTGAGTAATAATGCTTGCATTCTCTCTCCTTAAAAATTGATTTTGCAATTATACAGCCTGATAGTTAGTATCTGTCAAGGGGGCAGAAGCACAGCAAGGATAAAAACCCAGCGACCTCAACCCTTAAGCTACCATAAAAACTTTTGTTATAATTCTAGCTTTATTTATTAAGGGGCAAGGAAAGAATTATTAAATTTTCTCTATATCTTTGCACCCATTTGTTCTAGGCGGAGGATTCTTTGCTCTAAGGGTGGGTGCGTGGCAAAAATCATAGCACGACAAGGTAGGAAAAACATATGTGCGCAAGAACTTGCTTTAGGGTTGGTAAGATAGGTGGGCTTTTTGGGAGAATCTTCACTTGCTTCATAAGTGCTTGAAACCTGTGCAATTTTTTGCAGAGCGGATTTTATACCTTGAGGATTGCGTGTGTATTGTGTGCTTGAGGCATCAGCTAGAAATTCCTTTTGACGCGAAATTGCCGCTTGAATGATTTGCGCAAAGAGCATACCAATATATCCAAGTGCAAAAAACACAAGCGCAATGGCAACGAGTAAAGCAAAGGCTTTACCATCATTTTTAGAGCGAGAAGTCCTTGTGGAGCTATTGCTCACCGCCCTAAGCAACACTTCACCCACCACCACTACGCAACTTAATGCAAATACAAGCGCGAAGATTCTAAGATTGAGCGCAACATCACGATGAAAAGCGTGTGAAAACTCGTGCCCTATCACGCCTTGCAACTCATCTCGACTTAGAGTATTTAGCGCACCTTGCGTTACAAAAATCGCTATTTTTTCTTTCTCTTTGCCAAAATATTCCCCGCTACACATTGCGTTAATACCTTTCTCCTCTTTGAGAATAAACACGCGTGGCATTGGGCAAGAGGAGGCGATTGCCATTTCCGCGATAACATTTAAAAGCATTCGTTCTTTTTGTTTTAAACTACTAGATTCTGTAATTTCTGTGGCATTGAGTGTTTTTGCGAGTTTGTCAATGCTATGTTTTGCCAAAGAGAATTGTTGAAAAATAAAGGTGCAAAAAATCACCGCAACTAAGACAAATGCTAAAGCTAGAGAAATAAGAAAATTTTGAGTAGAATTATCCGCTACAAGAACCATTCTTCTAGGTGGGAAATCAAAAGAATAAGAATGTGGCACAGCTACATTGAACCGACTAGGATTATCTAGCAAAGTAAAAATCAGTCCAAAGCAAGAAAAAGCAGTCAAAAAAATCAAAAAAAGCATTATGAAAAAGAGAGCATTGCACCATAAAATCTTAAATTGTGCAGCGTCTTTATGCTCCCAAAATGTATTGGATAGCTTCACTTCCCTACCCAAAATAGCACGTGTGATAAAAAATAAAATGAGTGTGCAGAATGCGACAAAGACAAGAAGTGCAATGAGGGTTTTGATATTAAAAAAATACCAAGTGGGCACATCAAAACCTAAAGATGTGCGTATGTCTGCAAAAGATCTTATGAAATCTACAATTTGTGAAGAAGAATTGGTTAGTAAAATTAAAATGAATAGTGCAGAAATAATGTAAATAATCTCCAAAGAAAATGCTTGTTTATCCTTAAATTTTTCAACTAAGCCTATTAATATTCCAATCGTAAGAGCCATAAGCAGAATCTTAACGCTTAAAGGAATAGTTGAAAGAAAGGGATTTTCAAAAAAATAAAAAAGGATAGATTTTATATCCATCAATGCACCGTTACAATATCATAATATCAAAACTGCACTTTGGGCGCTTGGTTTAATACCTCGCGCTTCTCCTCAAACTCTAGCAGAGGTAAATCTTGCGCGAATTGTGAAAAGAATCCCACAATAATATTAACTGGAAAGGTTTGTTTATAGGTATTGAAATTTGTTACATTATCATTATAGGCTTGACGCGCAAAAGCAATTTTATTCTCTGTGGAAGCTAACTCCTCACTTAGCTGCATCATCGTAGTATTTGACTTTAAGTCAGGGTAGGCTTCCATTGTCATATTGAAATTCATCAAGGCGTTTTGCAAAGATTTTTCAGCACTATTCAGTGCATTGATAGCATCGGGTGCATTTTTTGCAACATTGTCTAATGCGCCTTTTGCAGTGTTTCTTGCCTCTATGACTTTCATCAAAGTTTCTTGCTCGTGGCTTAGGTATTTTTTAGCGATTTCAATGAGATTTGGGATTAAATCATATCGCCGCTTGAGTTGCACATCAATTTGCGAAAAAGCATTTTGTGCGCGGTTTTTTAAGGTTACTAGAGAATTATAAGCACCAATAAGCCATATCACTCCAAAAGCAATAATACCAACAATGATAAGAATACTCCCAAATACCATTCTTTGCTCCTTTGTTGCAATTTAAAGCACGGATTATATCTTAAATAAGTTAAAATCCTTTTATGCTGTGAGCATTCTTAAATCCCTAAACCCTCAAGCCATTTTGTGAGTTTTGCCTTGCTTGTGCCGAAGTTAAAGCGTTTGCCCTCTTTAAAAATTGCATTAGGAGCGCAATTTTGCATATCGCGCGGGGCATTACTCAAATCACTTCCGCCACTTGTGCAAAAAGGCACGATGACTTTGCCCTTAAAATCGTGAGATTCTAAAAATGTGAAAATAATCTGTGGCGCACTATACCACCAAATGGGGAATCCAATGAATATGATGTCGTAGCTTGAAATCTCTATGTCTTTAGCGATTTGCGGACGCGAGGCTTTGTCTTTACACTCTTTTGTGCTGCGGCTTTGCTCATCTCTCCAATCCAAATCCACCTTGCTATAAGGCACTGCGGGGATTATCTCATAAAGCTTTGCATCTGCCACCTCTGCTAAGGCTAAAGCAACTTCCCTTGTGATTCCACTCGCGCTAAAAAATGCGACTAATGCTTTCATTTTTGCTTTTTCACCTGTTCTTTCAAAACCCTTTTGCACTCGCTAAAGCTAGAATGCCGATAATCCACTCCATTTTCAATCAAATCTGTATAAAGCTGCTCTTTGTATTCAAGCATTGCGATATTTTCCTTAGCTTTTGCAAGTTGGGCGAGATTCTTTTTCTTTTGCGCTTGAATGATTTTTAATCGCTCTTTTAATGTTTCATCGCCCTTATCACACAAATCTTTGTAATATTTAAGCTCTTTAATACTCATTCCAAGCTCACGATAAAGGTTAATCCAACAGAGCCAATCAATATCTTTTGGATTAAAAAGCCGTGTGCCGTTTTTGTCCTTATAAATGCGTGGAAAAAGTCCTTTATCTAGCCAAAAGCGAATCTTGCGTGAGGGAATGCCGCTTTTATGCTCTGCTTCTAAAATGGTGAAATTCATCTCATCTCCTTTTAAAGTTTTTAACCAAGTTTTTGAGGCTTATAAAATGACATTATAAACCCTAACACTTAGTGTTTGTCAAGGGGCAAATAAGATTTTAAAATCTCACAGCCCCACACTCTTTGCCGCATCGCTATTGGGTGCGTATCTATCCCCTATGATGACAATCTTGCTTAATTCCTTATTGATTTCTTTTAGCTCGTTAAGGCTAAAGTGCAATAAACTTGCGTTAAGATTCTCCTCTAGTCTGTGGATTTTCGTGGTTTCAGGGATTGGAATGACAAAGCTTTTGTTTGAAAGAATCCACGCTAAGGCGACTTGCGCGACACTTGCAGGTTTGCCATTAATGCTTTTGCTCTGTGCTACCTTTTTGATAAATTCAATCACACTTTGATTTGCCTCTAGGGCTTCTTTGGTGTAGCGAGGCATAGACGCGCGGAAGTCAAGGGTAGGGTGAAATTTCGTATCTTTGGTGAAATCCCCACCTAAAAATCCTCTATCAAGTGGAGAATAAGCAACAATCGTGATTCCTAGCTTTTGGCAAGTGTCCATTATGCCATTTTGCTCTAATTCACGGAATGCCATAGAGTATTGACTCTGCATTGCCACAGGGGCAAAGACTTTGTGCGCCCTCTCTATTGTCTTAATCCCTGCTTCGCCTAACGCCCACGCTTTGATTTTGCCCATTTTGACTAAATCTTTCATCGTCCCTGCCACTTCCTCAATAGGCGTATCAATATCCACTCTGTGTTGCGTATAGAGGTCAATGCAATCCCTTTGCAATCGTTTCAAGCTCCCATCAACTGCGCGCATAATAGACTTGCGGCTAGAATCTAGCTGTTGTTTGCCAAAGGGATAGTAAAAGCCAAATTTGGTATTGATGATAATTTTGTCTTTATAGCCTTTCAAAGCCTCGCCCAAAAGCTCCTCATTGGTGTGTGGTCCATACACTTCAGCGGTATCAAAGAATGTATATCCCAAATCCACCGCTTTATGCAAAAGCTTAATCATCTCTTTTTTATCTCTTGCCGGTCCGTGATTTGCGCTCATTCCCATACAACCTAAGCCAATCGCGGAGACTTTGAAATCGCCAATTTTTCTTTGTGGAATTGCTGTTTTTGTCATTTTTGCCTCCTTAGCATTTGCAAAAGTTTGTGCGCCTAAAAATGCCATTGTGGCAAGTGCTGCGCTTGTCTTTAAAAATGTGCGTCTTGAATGCAAAGCCGTGCCCTGTGGTGTGAAATGTTCTTGCATTTTTATCCTTTTTGTATTGAATTTTAAAATATTTTGTAATTATAAAGCCTGACACTTAGTGTTTGTCAAGGGGTTTTGGGGAAAATATAGAGAAAATAAGGTTTTGTTTGATTTCTTTACTATTAAATTGGGGCTTAATTTATATGAATTCTAATGGAATTGTTAAAACCCAGATTCACAAAGCGCAAAGTTCTTTATAGCTTTTTGCACCTGCTTGTTTCAAAATAAATGCTATTTTATAGTGTGCTTAATACCACTCGGTTAATGCTCTCTACTTCGTTGATGATTCTACTAGAATAGTTGTCTTTAGACTCTTTTGTGATTTCTTGCATATTTTTTAAAAACCCATATTCACATTTACAAAGATTTTGTTGATTAATCTTAATTGCTTCTTTGCTCTCATCAATGCCTATAAAGTTTCGCCCAAGCAAAAAAGATTCTCTCAAAAATCCTCCGCTTCCACAAAAGCAATCCATTACTAAGGAATCCACATTAGAGGACATTTGGATTATTCTTTTTAGCATTGCATTGTTTTTCTGTGTAGGATACATAGGGCTTTGCGTGTCTTTAAACTCCCAAATATCTTGAATCTTTTTACCCTTGCAATCTTTTGCATACACCTTTTTTCTAGGCACTCCATTTTTGCTCCACTCAATCAGTCCGGCTTTTTCTAGCTTATCTAACTCGTTTAAAGAGCAACGCCAATGTCTGCCCTCTGGAGGTTTTAAGCCATTCCATTCTTGTCCGCTTTCTCCCTTTTGCGTAACTCCGGGTGCGTGAAGCGGAATCGTAGTATAGTATCCTCTTTCATCTTGCTTTTTAAATCGTTTATGTAAATCATTTTTTGTGATTTCCTCACAAACTTCATTCCAAACATATTGATTGCTTTTTACATAAAATAAGATTCTATCTTTGACATTCCCATAGGCTTTGCGTTTAAAGTTTTTAGGATTACATTTAATGCGCGCAATATCACTAATAAAATGCTCTCTCCCAAAAATCTCATCACAGAGGATTTTGACATAATGTCCCACCTTGTCATCAATGTGTAAATACAAACTCCCCTTTTCGCTCATTAATTCTTTGATTAATATTAAACGATAGTAGAGAAATTCCAAATAAGATTCTAAATTAAATTTATCTTTATAAGCAATTTGTGAATCTAAACTCGCGCTCATCGTGCTTCCTAGTCTAAAGGTATTATTTGTGGCAAAAGGAGGGTCAATATAGACTAAATCAATACTATTTTTAAAGGTTTTCCCCTGATTAAAGCTTTGATTTTGCAAGAGATTTTGCATAGCATTGCAATTATCATCAAAAATAAGCAAATTTTTTTGATTGTAATCCCCTTGCAATTCTCTGCGTAATGGAAGTTTTAGAAAATCTTGCGGAGATTGAAAAGAGCTAAAAAAATCAAACATTACTACACCTGATAGAGAAAGTCTCTTAAGAGGAGAGCAGATAAAACATTATGATTTTGATAAATGCTTGTGAGTGTTTCAAACATTTTGTTTTTACCTTGAATATAACATACTCCATCTAAAATTGCTACTTTGATAATATTTTGCGTTAAAGGGGTGTTAAGCAAACTCATTGCGTCCTCAAGCTGGGCATTTTGATGTCCGCCAAAATCACTTAGAAACTTTGCCTCGCCGATAATCATTTTCCCATTAAATCTTGCGATGAAATCTAAGCCTTTTAAACGAGTATAGCCCAAATGTTCTTTTGCAAATTCTTGCATAGCCAAATCTGAAGCGTTTAAGATAGCATTTTCGTTAGTATTCTTAAATATCTCTAGACTAACAGGCTGGACTCCTAAAATACCACTATTAACCCACCGCTTAAAAAGCGGTCCTATTTGGCGATTCGTTTCTTTTGGTTGTGAGAGATTTTCGTAAATTTTATTTAATCCCATTTCTTTTAATCTCCCACAAATTCTTGCTATCGTTGCGGGATTTCTTTTGATTGCGCTCTTATCACGCCTTAGATATGCGATATAAGAATCCTTGATAGGAAACAAATCAAAATCAAGCAAAGATTCTATTATTTTTTCTTGCTCATTTGCGTTAAAGGCTTTTTCAAATCTATCCCATTTGATAGAATCTATCTCTCTTATATTATCCGGGCTCATAGGATATACTCTAAAAAGCTGGTCTAAATAATTTCTTTGATTCGCTAGTTCTATACTTTGGCTTAGAAAATGGTTCATTTGATAACCCTTTTATAATATTCTAGCCCAAATACAAACTTTTTCATCTCTTGTCTCCAAATCAAAGTAGCCTAACATTATAGCAAAAAAGCCTAATAAATGCCACTTTTTCTAGTGTAACGGTGCAATCTCATCAAGCGCACTTAGGGCGTTTAATCTTCTAGGGTAGCCGATGTAAGGCACAAGTGCGGTGATGACAGAGATGAGTTTGCCTCTATCATTTCCTGCTCTT from Helicobacter typhlonius includes these protein-coding regions:
- a CDS encoding site-specific DNA-methyltransferase, whose amino-acid sequence is MFDFFSSFQSPQDFLKLPLRRELQGDYNQKNLLIFDDNCNAMQNLLQNQSFNQGKTFKNSIDLVYIDPPFATNNTFRLGSTMSASLDSQIAYKDKFNLESYLEFLYYRLILIKELMSEKGSLYLHIDDKVGHYVKILCDEIFGREHFISDIARIKCNPKNFKRKAYGNVKDRILFYVKSNQYVWNEVCEEITKNDLHKRFKKQDERGYYTTIPLHAPGVTQKGESGQEWNGLKPPEGRHWRCSLNELDKLEKAGLIEWSKNGVPRKKVYAKDCKGKKIQDIWEFKDTQSPMYPTQKNNAMLKRIIQMSSNVDSLVMDCFCGSGGFLRESFLLGRNFIGIDESKEAIKINQQNLCKCEYGFLKNMQEITKESKDNYSSRIINEVESINRVVLSTL
- a CDS encoding restriction endonuclease, whose product is MNHFLSQSIELANQRNYLDQLFRVYPMSPDNIREIDSIKWDRFEKAFNANEQEKIIESLLDFDLFPIKDSYIAYLRRDKSAIKRNPATIARICGRLKEMGLNKIYENLSQPKETNRQIGPLFKRWVNSGILGVQPVSLEIFKNTNENAILNASDLAMQEFAKEHLGYTRLKGLDFIARFNGKMIIGEAKFLSDFGGHQNAQLEDAMSLLNTPLTQNIIKVAILDGVCYIQGKNKMFETLTSIYQNHNVLSALLLRDFLYQV